The Aspergillus luchuensis IFO 4308 DNA, chromosome 7, nearly complete sequence genome has a segment encoding these proteins:
- a CDS encoding aldehyde dehydrogenase (COG:C;~EggNog:ENOG410PICX;~InterPro:IPR015590,IPR016160,IPR016161,IPR016162, IPR016163;~PFAM:PF00171;~go_function: GO:0016491 - oxidoreductase activity [Evidence IEA];~go_function: GO:0016620 - oxidoreductase activity, acting on the aldehyde or oxo group of donors, NAD or NADP as acceptor [Evidence IEA];~go_process: GO:0055114 - oxidation-reduction process [Evidence IEA]), with protein sequence MAAPARPPVIPLIINGQEECTGSTFDVISPYTNQTCWTTASASAQDAIRAVEAAEAAFPSWSQTKPTVRRDLLLKAADILESRLEQNAEYMRTEMGADVGASQHFIVPLGIRMLRDIAGRITSICGSVPVVEEEGQSAMIYKEPMGVILGIVPWNAPYVFGVRSAACALAAGNTTILKSSELSPCSYWALARAFHDAGLPAGCLNLVSCRPQDAPEVVNAMIEHPAVRKINFTGSTAVGRKIAGACGQNLKPCLMELGGKNSAIVCADADIKTAVKGVLGGAYLNSGQICMATDRILVHSSIAPVFIEALKEALTSSVDPASQPPTLVNMASKARVSNLVKDALAGGAHLIHGSVDRDSAQSENGVRMAPVLLGGVNEKMAAWQEEAFASLAACMIVESDEEAIKIANGSGYGLSAAVFTEDLRKGLAMARKIQSGAVHINSMTIHDEAVLPHGGVKNSGWGRFNASQGLEEFLVTKSVTWMD encoded by the exons ATGGCTGCACCTGCCCGCCCACCGGTGATCCCATTGATCATCAACGGTCAAGAGGAATGCACGGGCTCTACTTTCGACGTCATTAGCCCATATACTAACCAGACCTGTTGGACAACTGCATCAGCCTCAGCTCAAGATGCTATCCGCGCAGTTGAGGCCGCAGAGGCagctttcccttcctggTCGCAAACAAAACCCACAGTTCGGCGTGATCTCCTGCTGAAGGCGGCCGACATTTTGGAGAGCCGCCTCGAGCAGAATGCCGAATATATGCGAACCGAGATGGGCGCAGATGTGGGTGCGTCACAGCATTTTATCGTTCCACTCGGGATCCGCATGTTGAGGGATATCGCGGGGCGCATCACTTCCATTTGTGGTAGCGTCCCggttgttgaagaggagggcCAAAGTGCCATGATCTACAAGGAGCCCATGGGGGTGATCCTCGGGATCGTGCCCTG GAATGCTCCATATGTGTTTGGAGTCCGTTCTGCAGCCTGTGCACTTGCGGCAGGCAACACGACTATCTTGAAATCTTCCGAGCTCTCTCCTTGCTCGTACTGGGCACTTGCGCGCGCTTTCCATGATGCAGGCTTACCTGCTGGTTGTCTGAATTTGGTATCATGCCGACCCCAGGATGCCCCCGAAGTAGTTAACGCCATGATCGAGCACCCGGCCGTGCGCAAGATCAATTTCACCGGCAGCACGGCCGTAGGCAGAAAGATTGCGGGCGCTTGTGGTCAGAATCTCAAGCCATGCTTGATGGAGTTGGGAGGCAAGAACAGCGCCATCGTCTGTGCAGATGCTGATATCAAGACTGCTGTAAAGGGAGTGCTTGGGGGCGCTTATTTGAAC TCTGGCCAAATCTGCATGGCAACTGATCGCATTCTTGTTCACTCTTCCATTGCACCCGTCTTTATCGAGGCGCTGAAGGAGGCACTCACATCCAGCGTTGACCCTGCGTCTCAGCCTCCGACTTTGGTAAACATGGCGTCAAAAGCACGGGTTAGCAACCTCGTCAAAGATGCTCTGGCAGGTGGAGCCCACTTGATCCACGGATCTGTTGACCGGGACTCCGCTCAATCAGAAAATGGCGTTCGGATGGCGCCTGTACTCCTGGGTGGTGTCAATGAAAAGATGGCCGCTTGGCAAGAAGAGGCCTTTGCCTCCTTGGCAGCATGCATGATTGTTGAGAGCGATGAAGAGGCAATCAAGATCGCCAATGGTAGTGGCTATGGTTTGTCCGCGGCCGTCTTCACCGAAGATCTACGCAAGGGCCTGGCCATGGCCCGCAAGATCCAGTCAGG TGCCGTTCACATCAACAGTATGACCATCCATGACGAAGCTGTCCTGCCGCACGGTGGAGTTAAGAACAGTGGATGGGGCCGGTTCAATGCGTCCCAGGGCCTGGAGGAATTCCTGGTTACGAAGAGTGTGACGTGGATGGATTAG